The Daphnia pulicaria isolate SC F1-1A chromosome 12, SC_F0-13Bv2, whole genome shotgun sequence genome contains a region encoding:
- the LOC124316392 gene encoding uncharacterized protein LOC124316392: MAWKSNNDVFRRIGFWLVAVAVISSTLVCSASFVSTGMAVGSSKVSGEIPRSTTGSRVTGRPLDFLSPRDSSCPLTKNELRQMDELLSSFNDTVRSDRLRCDNLEHDREPLIVSLSADRCSQLKESILSNVNDLKMVFQCLKVTGDKDDDVYKTLKTTYEIKVRQLQQQVDSAKKQFETKFNQEINRLKKHLQEIEKEMRVTLEELGKERLARQEANTKLILEYLENGKIDSACSTFRDKLNVEHSRMNINAIVKIAIGKELGTNISMENVVKFTQGLTHDAEAMAHGAIRLFQILENQQALDVPTVHILHGAVGNIINSCKSLEGTDFETLKLILDEETVDRVIQVFNKLQFLINI; this comes from the exons ATGGCTTGGAAATCCAATAACGATGTATTCCGTCGAATCGGATTTTGGCTTGTTGCTGTCGCTGTTATCAGCAGCACGTTAGTTTGTTCTGCATCTTTCGTTTCAACGG GTATGGCTGTTGGATCATCAAAGGTGTCTGGTGAAATCCCGCGTTCAACAACCGGAAGTCGAGTAACTGGACGTCCGTTGGATTTTCTCAGCCCCCGTGACTCGTCATGTCCCCTGACCAAAAACGAGCTACGCCAAATGGACGAATTACTTTCAAGTTTCAACGACACTGTGAGAAGCGATCGATTAAGGTGTGACAACCTggaacacgacagagaaccCTTGATCGTGAGTTTATCGGCCGATCGTTGCAGTCAGTTGAAAGAGTCCATTCTGAGCAACGTCAACGACCTGAAAATGGTTTTCCAATGTCTGAAAGTGACTGGAGATAAGGACGACGATGTTTACAAGACATTGAAAACGACGTACGAGATTAAAGTGAGGCAACTGCAGCAGCAAGTGGACAGCGCCAAGAAGCAATTTGAGACGAAATTCAATCAAGAAATTAATCGTTTGAAGAAACATTTGCAGGAAATAGAAAAGGAGATGCGCGTCACATTGGAAGAATTGGGAAAAGAACGACTGGCCCGTCAAGAAGCCAATACGAAACTGATCCTGGAGTATTTGGAAAACGGCAAAATTGATTCGGCGTGTTCCACGTTTAGGGACAAATTAAATGTGGAACACAGTCGAATGAATATCAACGCCATTGTGAAGATCGCCATCGGAAAAGAACTGGGCACAAACATCTCAATGGAAAATGTTGTCAAATTTACGCAAGGGTTGACACACGACGCTGAAGCCATGGCTCATGGTGCCATCCGATTGTTCCAGATACTAGAAAATCAACAAGCCCTCGACGTGCCAACTGTGCACATTTTACACGGAGCAGTTGGCAACATCATTAATAGCTGTAAATCTCTTGAAGGAACGGACTTTGAgacattgaaattgattttggaTGAAGAGACCGTCGATCGAGTGATTCAAGTATTTAACAAACTCCAATTCTTGATCAATATTTAG